The Lathyrus oleraceus cultivar Zhongwan6 chromosome 5, CAAS_Psat_ZW6_1.0, whole genome shotgun sequence genome includes the window CAAAGCAAGCCTGCACATTTCAAAACCTTTAGGACTTGAAGTAAAAACACCAAGTTTACTTTTAAATCCTATGTTAAATAAATTTGGAAGCATGATAAAGTATAGAGAACAATCTGAAATGACAACAGACCTCAAACCATGTATCTAATCTATCTATTTTAAGAAAAAATATAGCGCGAATGACATGTGACGGAATTTTACACCTTAGTATTCTGCCATTTTCCCATCATTCCGCACTCTTGCACGGGATCTTTACTTCTAGTTACTTCACTACAAGTCTAATCCGCTACGGTCTCCTAAATATGTATCGGAATTTGGGGTGGCTGATAGGAGAGCCGATACGATATGTCGTCTCTGCTATTAGCAATATAGCGACGACGCATTTGATATATTGGTTATGGCGGTAATTAATGAATAGCGGATTTCAGGTGACGCTGTTTTCTGCACTCCGCTTTTAATAACATTGATCTCATGTTCCTCTCCATATACGTGTGTAGTTACTTTCTCCAGTAACTAAAGGATTCGATTTCAGGTTTATTTATTCGATGGTTTCTATCATGCCATGAGACTGATGCTTGCCAATCTTCAAAACTTAACAAAAATCAGCGCTGCTCCACAGAACTAGAAACTCACGGAATTACTCGTCCTCACAATTGAGACATGATCCCATTGGTGGTGTTTATTGAGTCAAGACCGATCAAGTCACTGTCACAACTATAAATTAAATACATGGACTACAAAGACTTCTACTTAAGGCCCCGATATCAGCCATCTCGAAATTTTGAGCAGTTCACTACACCTTATATCACATGTGAACACTTCCTTGCCTTAGCAATTGCCTAACTATTTAGCTTTGTTAAAAAATACATCTCATTTCATATGAATGTTTTTTCTAATGTAGTAACATCTTAAGGAATATCAAATATCAATACAGTGTGCATTAACCCCAAAAAAAGATGAAAATTATAGTATTATGGAGCTTCGATTAAAAATGTGTCATGATAATAAATCAGTAATAGCTTTTCATTGTTACTCTATGCAACTGTAAAAGCTAGGTCATCGATTCCAATTTTCCTAAGCCTCAAACACTAAGATTAATTTCCAGAAAATTCAGCAAAAAAATTAAGATCTACAACACGGTCCTAGTAATGATATACACAAGAAAATTTCAATTGAAAGCGAATTGAGTGGAATAATGATTAGGAATGAAAACCTGGATAACATCTTCAACGCGATCATTGCATCGATGAGCTTTAGGTTCAGGGTGATTCTCTCCTGTTATCCCCCATGGACTCTCTCTCCGAGGAACTGGCCTTGTTTCGCTCATCTTCTTctgcttcttcttcttccttcGCAACTCGTTCGTCAACTCAACTCGTTACTCACCTCTATTTTATTTGTTTGGTGCAAAAATAATTCTACTGTAGCTTGTTTCTGATTTTCTCTATTGGGCCATTTCTCTGTACCATAACCATTACACAAAAGCCCATGTTTCAATCAAATTTATTTTCCATACCCCCATTACTTGTTTTCATACCCCtcatatatatttttaaaaactTCATTTTAAAGATATtacatttttaaaaattattaagtttgaaaaaataaaaatgcaGTTTATAAAGGTTTTACGAAAGTAAAAAGCGATTAATTAATATGTACGGTAAAGTAAAAAATTGTACCCTGTCAATTCATCACCATCATATatttgtattactttatagatgattaaaataaaaaacaaactCTTTGTAACATCCAACGTCTCAATTAAATTCAAGAAAAAATAAGTCTTCATGGAAATCAATTTGATAATATTTGAAGTTGAAAGAACTAAAATTGACTTATATAAAATGTGAAGGTGAGTTATAAGAATTTTTGCATCACCTATAAATTAAATTTAATAATGAATAATCAGTAAAGTTATTCTCTAAATTATTACTATTATATCAATTAAACTCCTTGaatataaaaattaattaaaaagtTTCTAAATTATTATTTCATTCAACTATTTAGTCTCTTTGAATGATTGAATAATTGGATAAATAATAGTTTAAAAACCTTTTagttaatttaaataatttaataaattGATAAGAAAGTGATAGTTTAAGAACTAAATTGACTTCATTTTCTTTATaacattttttaaaatattttttataaattttaataCACTTTCTATCTTATAAAAAGTACTTCTTCcgattattattattattattataagcAAAACAGTGATCTTAAATTTTGATCACTATTATAAACAAATGCCATTAACTTTTCGACTGATTAATGGTTATATTATTATTATACCCAAAATACAAATCAAAGAAATACAAGAGTTATTGTTATTTTGATTGAAGAAAGGAAAAAATGATGGTGAGAGGTCGAAGAAGAGGATAATGTACATAGATTTgttttttccttttcttttaattgtttatttgttttattttaaataaaaatgtGCCACGTGTCAGTGTATCATTGGTCTTTGGATTTAATTAAAAAAAGGATCTTGTGTGTGAGTCCCCGCCATAACAATTAGACTTTGACCACTTGATCACCATTAAGTGGCTCAGATTGCTTTGGATTTGATTGACCCTTTGATCAGATCCTAGCCATTATGATCTTAATCAGATGGTCACGATTGCACCTACcttttttttgtttctttttgtttaATTAGGCTTGCTGCTTGTGTCTAGTGTAAATTCGAATTGAAATCCTACTCTCTACTTCTGCACCCCCTTTATTTTTACTTATTTTgagttttattttttttaattatttgtattttttggctattttattttattgcatcatataaaaaatatcaaattaaatcATAATTAGTTAATTCTAAAAAAAATCAAACATTagtttttattttcaaatataattaatttattttaattttccACAATAAACTTGGATTAAAAAAGAATTGGTGAATGTACATTCACTTGTTCCTCGAATAATCGAAGTCTTAACATACATTTTATCAGAATTGATTATTCGTCTTCCATTAAAAAATACCTTTAATTAACTTGGATTAAAAAGGGAGTGGATAAATATACATTCACCTGTTTCTCGAGTAATCGAAAGCATAGTGTATACTTTGTCTGGATCAGTTACTCGTCTTTCGCAAAAATGTCTTTCACAAATAAATTAGATTAAAAAGGGAGTGGACAAATTTACGTTCGCATATTCCTCGAGTATTAGAGGCTTAGTGTATCCTTTGTTGGAAACGGTTATTCATCTTCCGCCTAAAAAACaatctcaaccaatcaaactcaTTTTTTCCCTTGTGCAATCAAAAACATACTTTTTCCTAAATGAATAATATTTTATCCATTCCAACGTGAAATACAAACAAACACTTCAGTCTCCGAAATATGCGAGTAACAAGCAATGTTTAACAGCTCAACTACGACCTAAACACTATTtcttaaaatcaaccaacaaacaaatattttctacaAAGAAGTATGTAGCTGAGTTTTCCATCACACCTGAAaatacgtaggagcaagattcAACATCTTGTAAAGCATCCTAATCAAAAACTATTTTccctttttatttctttttgtaATATGTCTTTTAATAAATAGAAGAACTTCAAACATTTTTTAACTAGACACTTTCACAAAATTAACCAGaaggttcccattgagtacagCAGATGtgtggggtgctaataccttcccctcgcataaccgacttccgaataTGAATTTGATTGCGATGACCATATTTCATTatttaagggttttatcgatattttcctttaaaaataaaatttcGGTGGCGAAATTAACAGTCGCCACCAAAATATTATAATAAAGTATATGCACCCATAGACACGAAGATGTGAAATATTTGGTTTTCTTTCCTTGTAAAGCTCATATGGTGTCTTCTTTAAGATAGGTCTAATGATAGCATTATTACTTACATAACAAGTCATGCTTACCGCGTCTGCCCAAAAATAGTTTGGTAGATTTTATTCACTAAGTACTAACCTTGCAAGTTCTTCTAAATACATGTTCTTTCTTTCAACCACACCATTTAGTTGAGGAGTTCTTGGTGCTAAAAAATTGTGGGAGATgccactacgccaaataagggaaaagagggcgctttttttggcctataacagcgctttaaagcgccctctaatctggcgctggcataggtaaagacagcgctttttttcctggtgaaagcgctctctaaagtggctctttaagccctttaagggccactttagagggcgctttttaaagaaagcgccctctaaagtggaaacttttaagggtttagagggcgcttttattggaaagcgccctctaaagtggaaacttttaagggtttagagggcgcttttactggaaagcgccctctaaagtggaaatttaaagggtttagagggcgcttattttggaaagcgccctctaaagtgggtggttatttaaatttttttttttaaaaagcgctatatttttttatttattttagacaacctgtatattgaagcagtacacctaaaactgtatatTCTTATCATTTTTCAACACacaaaatattataaaataacaATGGGAATGACCAAAGCAAAAACATCAAAATATATTCTTATCATTTTTCAACACACAAAATATAAAACAATTCGAGGTATATGTTTTAAATCATAAACTAATGATTGAATATCTATTTTAGACAGTTTGCATCAGTGATTTACAGTACAAATTCATCTGGCACTGAAGTTTTTGCAGTACTTGTTAAATGATAATTCATCTAGAAGTACAAAATATACAGAAAAAATTACTATGATAGTTGAAATTTAGAAGTTTCAAGTCTTAAAATCAAACTATAAGTGGGGGCATTTCAATTCAAGAACATTTCTCTCTTTCACAAGACTGTTATCAGAAATTGAATGGAAACCTATTTGGAACGTAAACCAGGGATATTTTTAAGACCCATCTTGCCAAGGACAAGCTTAGGAATAGCTGGAGGGCTATCAAGCCCCATGCATCGACTGAACTCATTTGCAAGCTCCACTAACCTATACTTATCTTTCCCCACTTTCTTGTTAGAGTTGTAGTAACCAAGCCATGCCTGATATGCTGCTTCTTTATTTTTCATCTCCACATTGGATAGAGCCCTTTCCACCTGTTAATAATTTAAAATGTAAGTGCATCGTTGGAATCACAGTGAGTTTAATGAACTCGAGGTGGCATTGTAATTTTGCTAAAGCTTTAAAATTTAGCTTTTGCCAAAATCATGGTGACACACCGCGATCCTGCCAAACTCGTATCTAATCGTTGCTCCACATATTGGTCTGTTTGTCTAAAAACTAGCTAAAGTATTAGAAGAAAATCAATAATTGTCTCCCTTGTATATCCAAGTATACCTTTTTCTTAGTGTCAGGATCAACTGAAGGGACCGGAGCTTTCCCAATAGGTAAATCTTTTGCAGTAGCTAAAAAGAACTCTTCCCAAGGAGCTAGTAGCAGTATGCCCTACCCTTCTTTTCCTCTTCGCCCCGTTCTACCTAGTCGATGTATATATTGTTCTCTATCAGCCGGTAGACCAACCTGTTCATTGTAGAAATGGAAGAAACATGACAATTTGAAATCAATAAAAGCGTTAAATAATTTGGCAAATCATAATAAAAAAGGCTTGCACTTTTAGCAAATGTATGTATTGAGTGTCCTTACGAGTATGCGTTAAACATGACAGAAATTCATATGGACACGAGCATGCTGGTAATATAGTCACAAGTGAAACAAGGA containing:
- the LOC127086748 gene encoding uncharacterized protein LOC127086748 isoform X2 → MSETRPVPRRESPWGITGENHPEPKAHRCNDRVEDVIQACFEGNPFKTVPGPFKLFWQCMRSKPGSVLTSLHLKP